In Chlamydia serpentis, a single genomic region encodes these proteins:
- a CDS encoding replicative DNA helicase translates to MKASQLDKEYLDIEFVILGQAINYTENAQTVVSRLTEEHFVSPIHKKLFFFIKNLLNARGAVSISLIWEEIKRQNYDTSLDISYIVQMSQNADIHIDLDHHIDFLHEKLTNDLLKEFLDVSYGDFNRYPNRRSPFTLIDEFKERLDSIHNKIIAPRYKFIGRNVCDIINGDKETEGVLAKIRLRHTYRLEHEKDFIDGLPTGFLAIDEQSTLLCKGNFIIIAARPAMGKTAFVIDIALYLSIHEKKAVGFISLEMGSQQIVERIISNLSEISCEQLKRGNFSKTTLCKIEKISSALQASNFFICDKNCSGINALINQAKSLKYLHDIDILFIDYLQLVELDGRSENRQNEIASISRKLRLLSVDLEIPIVCLSQLSRKVEDRGDKRPLLSDLRDSGQIEQDADAILFLYRKDYYSQESIKGLTEIIIGKNRHGSTFSTHLMFNSSFGKFYSQKEVW, encoded by the coding sequence ATGAAAGCTTCTCAGTTGGATAAAGAGTATTTAGATATTGAATTCGTAATACTAGGACAGGCTATAAATTATACAGAAAATGCCCAAACTGTTGTATCGCGTTTAACTGAAGAGCATTTTGTTTCACCCATTCATAAAAAACTGTTTTTTTTTATTAAAAACCTATTAAACGCTCGTGGAGCTGTATCAATATCTCTAATTTGGGAAGAAATCAAACGGCAAAATTACGATACATCATTAGATATTTCTTATATCGTACAGATGTCTCAAAATGCTGATATTCATATAGACTTGGATCATCATATAGATTTTCTTCACGAAAAACTAACTAACGATCTTTTAAAAGAATTTTTAGACGTCTCATACGGAGATTTTAATAGATATCCGAATAGACGGTCTCCATTTACTTTAATAGACGAATTCAAAGAACGTTTAGACTCTATTCACAACAAGATTATTGCTCCTAGATATAAATTTATAGGTCGTAATGTTTGTGACATTATCAATGGAGATAAAGAAACAGAAGGTGTCTTAGCCAAAATACGTTTAAGACATACATATAGATTAGAACATGAAAAAGATTTTATTGATGGTCTGCCCACTGGATTTTTAGCAATAGATGAACAAAGCACTCTTTTATGTAAGGGAAACTTTATTATAATAGCCGCACGCCCTGCTATGGGCAAAACAGCCTTTGTTATAGATATCGCGTTGTATTTGTCTATTCATGAAAAGAAGGCTGTGGGATTTATATCATTAGAAATGGGTTCTCAACAAATTGTCGAGAGAATTATTTCTAATTTAAGCGAAATTTCTTGTGAACAATTAAAAAGAGGGAACTTCTCTAAAACTACCTTATGTAAAATTGAAAAAATCAGCTCTGCTTTGCAAGCTTCTAATTTTTTCATTTGTGATAAAAATTGTTCTGGAATCAATGCATTAATCAATCAAGCAAAATCCCTTAAATATCTACACGATATAGATATTTTATTTATTGACTACTTGCAACTTGTAGAATTAGATGGACGTTCTGAAAATAGACAGAATGAGATAGCTTCAATTTCAAGAAAACTACGTTTGTTATCTGTAGATCTTGAAATTCCAATAGTTTGTTTATCACAATTATCTAGAAAAGTAGAGGATCGAGGAGATAAACGTCCATTATTATCAGACTTAAGAGACAGCGGTCAAATAGAGCAAGACGCTGACGCAATATTGTTTTTATATAGAAAAGACTACTATTCTCAAGAATCTATAAAAGGATTAACAGAAATAATCATAGGTAAAAATAGACATGGATCAACGTTTTCTACACATTTAATGTTTAATTCTTCGTTTGGAAAATTCTACTCTCAAAAAGAAGTATGGTAA
- a CDS encoding virulence factor, which yields MVKTDHNIIKSSLHLENQKFGRKPQTSSDSESKIEVIGLDLQTSHYHALSAIQKLLSATNYRGNAEGAYLSRETNTFKFEGIIPRIKFSRSEYLEAYGVKKYKTSRNKYEFGGKEAVISLEALYHLGNKPYLIVATRRRWNKGEEVVDRYQTFSPILRICEGWEGLTPKENKALDEGPFINLVSTKHKGFIIEPCPIIVDQIDSYFVLKPANMYQEIKLRFPNASKFTYTFLDWIVSTATRKKMNNPTNKDWPDKIEIGFENLSYTLRMNRYITSRNWKKIETAINRCIEIAIELKWLIKHERIQGKTISKKEVFYLNKIKFQQISKNRLLESEQKPI from the coding sequence ATGGTAAAAACAGATCATAATATTATAAAAAGCTCTTTACATTTAGAAAATCAAAAATTCGGAAGAAAACCTCAAACATCTTCTGATTCAGAATCAAAAATAGAAGTTATTGGATTAGATTTACAGACATCTCATTATCATGCTTTATCTGCCATTCAAAAGTTGCTGTCAGCGACCAATTATAGAGGAAATGCCGAAGGAGCATACCTTTCTAGAGAAACAAATACATTTAAATTCGAAGGAATAATTCCACGTATAAAGTTTAGTAGATCAGAATATTTAGAAGCTTACGGAGTAAAAAAATACAAAACCTCAAGAAACAAATATGAATTTGGAGGGAAAGAAGCTGTAATTTCATTAGAAGCATTATATCATTTAGGGAATAAACCATATCTTATTGTAGCGACAAGAAGACGATGGAATAAAGGAGAAGAGGTTGTTGATCGCTACCAAACCTTTTCTCCAATATTAAGAATATGCGAAGGATGGGAAGGATTAACCCCAAAGGAAAATAAAGCCTTAGATGAGGGACCTTTTATTAACCTAGTTTCCACTAAACATAAGGGCTTTATCATAGAGCCTTGTCCTATCATTGTAGACCAAATTGACTCGTATTTTGTCTTAAAACCAGCAAATATGTATCAAGAAATCAAACTAAGATTTCCAAACGCGTCCAAATTCACTTATACGTTTCTCGATTGGATTGTCAGCACGGCAACAAGAAAAAAAATGAATAATCCAACTAATAAAGATTGGCCAGATAAAATTGAAATAGGATTTGAGAATCTATCATATACTCTAAGAATGAACAGATATATTACATCTAGAAACTGGAAAAAAATCGAAACAGCTATTAATCGGTGTATAGAAATAGCTATTGAACTGAAGTGGTTAATAAAACACGAAAGAATTCAAGGAAAAACAATATCAAAAAAAGAAGTATTTTATTTAAACAAGATAAAATTCCAACAAATTTCAAAAAACAGACTATTAGAATCCGAACAAAAACCAATTTAA